The genomic DNA TGGCTGGGGCGGCGGTTCATCAAACTGCCCGCCTTCTTGACCAACATCAGCACGCGATTGATCCGCGACAATCCCGATTACTTCCGCGACACCCAATTGCTGACGACCAACACCTCGATCGATTCATTGGCTCCCGATTCGCCGATCTTCCCGGTGATGATGCGAGCCCAGAAGAAGTCGCCGGTGAAGTATCACAACGTTGTCGGATTGGTCTCCAGCAAAAGCCTGATCGGCCGAATCAAGACGGACAGCGATGGCGTCGTGGAGCGCGAGAGCGCCGAACTGCCCGATGCCGTTTCGCAGATCTTTGTCGAAGCCCAGCACACCGAGATTCACACCAAACCGGCGGCGATTTTGGAAGTCCGCCGGATCTTGATGGAACACGCCAAAGAGATCGATTCGCGGGACCGCGTCGCCAGCGTCCCCTATCCAAGAAGCGCTGTCGAACCGGTCAGCGTGACCTTGTCCGATTCGATCGGCCCCGAAGATGCACCACTTGAGATAGCGATACCGCTGGTTCCCGATGGCCAAGAAGAACCGGCGATGATGCGTTAAGTCGCCGCTTCGTGCTCCGAAGCTTCCTCGGCGGGAGTCATCCGATTGCGAAGCTCTTTGCACGCTTCGCTCGGGTTTTGGCACAACGCACAACTCTTCTCGCCCGATTCGTTGGTGACGTTCCCCAGCCCGCCACAACTGCCGCTGATCGGTCGCCGGCCAAACATCACGCCGACCGCCATCCCCAGGCAGACCAACAGAAAGGCAGCCAAAGTGATGCCGACGATCACGGCGACGTGCGAGCCCGATCCCGCTTCGCTAGCGACTTCTGCGGATTGTGCGACGATGCCGATCGAGTTTGCGAGAATATCCATGCCGATCATTATAAAGTGAGCGTAGCTGGGTTGGGAGAAGTTGGATTTGACAGTAGCCAACGGTGGGACCGCTTTCATTCTACCGGCCGGACCTCTTTTTGTCGTGGCGTCCGTATACAGACCGCAGCGGATCGAGGGGCGAGGGTTTCAAATCGGCAGCTCCCTTTGTGGCACTCGCGGGGGCGGATTGCTCGCTTTTGCTGCCGTCTCGGCTTGTCGAAACGGGGCTAGATGTGCGACATTAGCAGCTTTCCCAGCGTGGTTTCTCTTGTGATTGGCAGAAAATAATCGATGAGTTTTCCTGAACACCTGCAGCATCTGATTTGCAACGACGAACCGTTGGCCCCCTACACCTGGCTGCGGATCGGTGGACCAGCCCGCTATTTCGCGGAGCCGACATCGCGCGAGGAACTGATCGATTTGGTTCAGGCGGCGCACGCGGCGGAAATCCCTATCCGAGTGCTCGGCGGCGGATCGAATCTCTTGGTTCGCGAATCGGGGTTCTCGGGGCTCGTGTTGTCCCTCTCGGCAGCTTCGCTGGGAGAGATCCGCGTCGAGGAGACTCAATTGACAGCCGGCGGCGGAGCGCGGTTGTCGCACGTGGTCACGATGGCCGTCGGTAAAGGCCTTGCCGGAATGGGGCACTTGATCGGCATTCCCGGAACCGTGGGTGGAGCTTTGCAGGGGAACGCCAGCGCCGGTGGCAGCGATATCGGGCAGTGCACCGAATCGGTCGAATTGCTATCGCTGGCCGGCGAGATCAGCACTCGCAATCGCGACGAATTGCAGTTTTCGTATCGCCACAGCGATCTGGGCGATTCGATCGTGTTGTCGGCTAGCTTTCAATTGGAAGCGGGCGACCCCATCGAACTTACAAAGCGCATGCAGAAGCTGTGGATCGTGCGACGCAGCGAACGGCCGCGCGACGAGCCGCGAGTGATCACGCCCTTCATCGATCCCGACGGCGCTACGGCTTCGGATTTGATCGAACAGGCCGGGTTGAAGGGAATCCGCCAAGGCGCGGTCAGCTTGGATCCGCTGCGACCCAAATACCTTGTTGCTAGCGACGGTGCTAGCAGCGACGACGTGCTAGCGTTGATCGATATTGTTCGCGACAAGGTTTCTTTGCAGACCGGGATCGACTTGCAAATGAATCTGAAAATCTGGTAGCGTTGGCGATCATCGATCTCAGTGCGCACGGAAATGGCGGATGGGCGGAAAGAAGCATAAACAAGTGAAGTCGACCGCTTCGGATTCTGGCCGTTCGTCCCTCGGTGGCGCCATCGGTGGAATGATCAAGGCACCCGCTGCGCTTGCGTTTCTGTGGCCGGTGCTGTTGGTAACCGGCGGCTACTTGGCGTGGCATCGCTGGGGTGCCGACCAGATCAACCGCAACTACAACTCGTTGCAAATCGAAAAGGTGCAGATCTCTCCGCTGCCTTCGTATATTCGATCCAACGTGATCGAATCGGTTTTTCGAGCTACCGATTTGACGAAGATATCGCTGCTGGATCCGCAAGCGACGGCGCAGATCGCCAACGCGTTTGCCACAAGTCCCTGGATCGACAGCGTGCGTCGTGTCCAGAAGACATCCACCGGCAACGTCGACGTGCACGTCGCCTACCGCCGCCCGGTCGCGATGGTCAAAGTCGTCAGCCGGCATCCGGAGGTCGATGGGATGTCGTTTTTTCCTGTCGACGGTCACAGCGTGCTGCTGCCGACCGATGATTTTTCCCGCGCCGACACGCTCAATTACATCCACATCATCGTGCAGCGCGACACCTATCCGATCAGCGGTGTCGGATCGAAATTTGGTGACACCAAGGTAGCCGATGCGGCGTTGTTGGCGTTGCTGTTGTGCCCGCACCGCGAAACGCTTGGGATCGAAGCGATCACGATCACACAGCGTCCGCCGCACGACGAGAGACCGCAGTTGTTGAACCTGGTTCTGAAGAGCGGAAAACAAATCGTCTGGGGGAGTGCTCCTGGAAAAGAACTCAACAACGAACCCCACGCTTCGGTTAAACTGCAAGCCTTGTTAAACGATTCCAATCGAAGCTTGCACGATCTGCACGTGGCTCAACCGCTGGCAGCCGACCCCGCTCGACGCTAGGCTTGTGCAGCGCGAACGAATCGCTTGTTCGATTGCGCTGAAACATTACTGCGGGAGAAGGTAAAGATGCTTGTACCGGTTCGTATCGCGATCATGTTTGGGGTGGCACTGACGGCGACTTGGGCAGTCGCTCAGGAGACCGACGCTTCCAAAACTTATACCGCCCGCGATTCGTTGAGCGCGTTGGACGATCCCAGCCTCGATGCCGCGGATTGTCTGAAGGGATTCGCCTGGCAGCCGTCCAGCTTCGAGGTCACTGTCGAAACGAGCGACGACGATGCCACGCCGCGGACTGTCCGATTTGCGTCGCCTTTGGATACCGGAAATCCGATCAACGATGTGGTGACGATGAAATGGTATGTTGCCAAGGATCCCGACGGAGCCACGCTGCATCGTCCTGCGGTTTTGGTGGCGCACGAATCGGGATCGGGAATGACGGTCGGCCGCTTGGTTGCCAAGACGCTTTCGCTGTATGGCGTGCACGCTTTTTTGATCCACTTGCCCCACTATGGCGATCGCCGCGATCGATCGATCCGTCCCGAGAATCAAGAGATCGTCAAGGTGATGCGGCAGGCGGTCGTCGATGTCCGCCGCGGCCGCGACGCGATCGCTGTCCTGCCCGATGTCGACGCCGATCATATCGGCCTGCAAGGGACAAGTCTGGGCGGTTTTGTTGCGGCGCTGGCCGGCAGTCTCGATAGCGGTTTCGATAAGGTCTATATCACCTTGGCCGGAGGCGATTTCCACGGCCTGTTGATCAACGGCGAAAAAGATGCGGCCAAGATGCGTCAGCGGTTAGCCGACGCGGGCTACACCGGCGAGAAACTGCGCGAGTTGGTCCAGCAAGTCGAACCGCTGCGAATCGCTCATCGATTGGTTCCCGATCGGACTTGGATGTTCACCGGATCGGAGGACCGCGTGGTACCGTTCGCCAATGCCCAGGCGCTGGCCAAAGCGGCGAAACTGTCCGACGAACATCACGTGATCGTTCCGGCGAATCATTATACCGCGATCCTTTATTTCCCCACGATCATCGATGTGATCGTTCGTCAAAGCTTGCCCGCCGACGCGATTCCGGCGGCGTTAAAATCGGATTCGTAGGCGTCGTACAGCTCTCGCTGCGATCCGCCGCGGCTGTCGAAACACTCGATTGCCAGTTGTCCCCGTCTCCCAATCACAACCCCCAAGTGCTATCCTTACGCTCATGAAACTCGCAAAATTCAAGCAACCCAACGGGCTCGTCGCGGCAGGCATTGTCGAGGGCGATTCGATTCAAGCACTCGATCTTTCGGCTGGCAAATTCGAAGCGTTGTCGGATCTGTTGGACGCCAAAGACATTCCCGCGGCTGTCGATTATCTGCCCAAACGCGACCCGCATGCGTTGGACAGCGTGCAATTGCTGCCACCGATCGACCGTCAGGAAGTTTGGGCGGCGGGCGTTACTTACAAGCGTAGCCAAACGGCGCGGATGGAAGAATCCGAAGCCGCTGCGTCGTGTTATGACCGCGTCTATGTCGCCGATCGTCCCGAGTTGTTCCTCAAAGCGACGCCGCACCGCGTGCGTGGCGACGGCCAGGAATTGCGGATCCGCACCGACGCGACTTGGAACGTTCCGGAGCCCGAGGTGACGCTGGTGCTGAACAGTCGGATGCAGATCGTCGGTTATACGATCGGCAACGACATGAGCTCTCGCGATATCGAAGGCGAAAATCCGCTGTACCTTCCACAAGCCAAAGTCTATGACCAATGTGCCGGTCTAGGGCCGTGGATCACGTTGAGCAGCGACATGCCGCCACGCGAACAGATGACGATCGATCTGAAGATTGAACGCGGCGGCGACGTCGTGTTTGAACAATCGACCGATGCCGCCCAGATGGCACGCGGTTTCGAAGATCTGGCCGGTTGGTTGGGCCGCGACAACAGCTTCCCCAATGGGGCGTTTCTAATGACCGGTACCGGGATCGTTCCCGGCAGCGACTTTACGTTGGCTGCTGGCGATGTGGTCCGAATCTCGATCGCTGGTATCGGCACACTGACCAATTCTATCGTTCAGGGCTAATTCCCGAACGTACGCTTTCCTCTCTCCATCCCCCGCTGCCCGCTCATGCTTTCCAATATTCGAATCTGCGACCTGCAAACCAACATCACTAAACATCCCTATCGCACGCCGATGAAGTTCGGCGGCCGCGTGGTGTCGGGGGTCGATGTGTTAGAGGTTCGCTGCACCGTGGAAACCAAAAGCGGCCGCCGCGCCGAGGGCCTCGGTTCGATGACGATGGGAAATGCTTGGTCCTGGCCAAGCCAAGTCGTTTCGTCCGATCAAACGTTGGCCGCTATCGAAACGCTCGCCCAACGCCACGCCGCCGCAGCGATGGAAGCCAAGGTCGAAGGGCATCCGTTGGAGATCTGTCACACGCTGGCGAAACTGTTGCGGCCGATCGCCGCTGAGGTGACGCAAGAGGCAGGTTTGGAAGAAGCGATGCCGCAGTTGGCGTGCCTGTTGGCCGCCAGCCCGTTGGAAGCTGCGTTGTTCGACGCTCAAGGCAAGGCGTTGGGAACCAGCAGCTATCGGTTGCTTGGGAAAGATTACGTCGGTTCGGATCTGCAGCCTTATCTAGGGAATGACTTCGCCGGGCACTACCTGGATGAATTTGTCAGCCCGCAGCCGCAATCGAGCATGCCGATCTACCATCTGGTCGGGGCCTTGGATCCGTTGACCGACGCCGACGTCGACCAACCGGTCGGCGATGGGCATCCCGAAACCCTTGCCGCTTGGATCGAAGCCGATGGATTGACTCATCTGAAAATCAAGCTGGCTGGCGACGATTTGGACTGGGATATCGACCGCGTCGCTCGCGTCAGTCGCGTCGCCAGCGAGAGTTCCCGCGGGGCGACGACCGATTGGCGGTTCTCGCTCGATTTCAACGAACGCTGTGCAAACCAGCAGTATGTGATCGACATGCTGCAAGGCGTTGCCAAGGTCAGCGACGATGCCAACGGACGGATTCAATACGTCGAACAACCGACGCATCGCGATCTGGCACGCTTCCCCGAAAACACGATGCACGAGGTGACGAAGATGTTGCCCGTCGTGATCGATGAATCGTTGGTCGATCTGGAAAGTCTGCACCTGTCGCGCGAGTTGGGCTACAGCGGTATCGCGCTGAAAGCCTGCAAGGGGCACGCCGAAGCGTTGCTGATGGGAGCCGCGGCGCAGCACTACAAGCTGTTCCTGTGTGTCCAGGATCTCACCTGCATCGGTGCCAACTTCTTGCATTCCGCATCGCTTGCCGCTCACATCCCAACCGTGGCTGCGATCGAAGGAAACGGACGCCAGTACTGCCCTGCTGGAAACGAAGGCTGGGAAAAGAAGTTCCCTGGAATGTTCGAGATCACCGACGGCACCGTCGAAACCGGGCTGCTCAACGGCCCGGGCCTCGGCTACTGATCTTTCAGCCGCAGGGAAAGCAATCGCCGCAAAAAAACAGCCGCTGTATTAGCGGCTGAGGCGGCGTGATGTCGCCGATGCGAGATAGGTCATCGGGCGATTGGGCGGCTGCCAACGCAACCGCCCGGCTTCGAAGACCTGCTGGCGTTATCAGGCTATTCTTTTTTCGCTTTGTCGCCGAAGATCGCTTGGAACTTCTTCACCTTCGGGGCGACGACAAACTGGCAATAGCCTTGGCCAGGATTCTTGTTGAAGTAGT from Rosistilla oblonga includes the following:
- the nqrM gene encoding (Na+)-NQR maturation NqrM, translating into MDILANSIGIVAQSAEVASEAGSGSHVAVIVGITLAAFLLVCLGMAVGVMFGRRPISGSCGGLGNVTNESGEKSCALCQNPSEACKELRNRMTPAEEASEHEAAT
- the murB gene encoding UDP-N-acetylmuramate dehydrogenase, translated to MSFPEHLQHLICNDEPLAPYTWLRIGGPARYFAEPTSREELIDLVQAAHAAEIPIRVLGGGSNLLVRESGFSGLVLSLSAASLGEIRVEETQLTAGGGARLSHVVTMAVGKGLAGMGHLIGIPGTVGGALQGNASAGGSDIGQCTESVELLSLAGEISTRNRDELQFSYRHSDLGDSIVLSASFQLEAGDPIELTKRMQKLWIVRRSERPRDEPRVITPFIDPDGATASDLIEQAGLKGIRQGAVSLDPLRPKYLVASDGASSDDVLALIDIVRDKVSLQTGIDLQMNLKIW
- a CDS encoding dienelactone hydrolase family protein — encoded protein: MLVPVRIAIMFGVALTATWAVAQETDASKTYTARDSLSALDDPSLDAADCLKGFAWQPSSFEVTVETSDDDATPRTVRFASPLDTGNPINDVVTMKWYVAKDPDGATLHRPAVLVAHESGSGMTVGRLVAKTLSLYGVHAFLIHLPHYGDRRDRSIRPENQEIVKVMRQAVVDVRRGRDAIAVLPDVDADHIGLQGTSLGGFVAALAGSLDSGFDKVYITLAGGDFHGLLINGEKDAAKMRQRLADAGYTGEKLRELVQQVEPLRIAHRLVPDRTWMFTGSEDRVVPFANAQALAKAAKLSDEHHVIVPANHYTAILYFPTIIDVIVRQSLPADAIPAALKSDS
- a CDS encoding fumarylacetoacetate hydrolase family protein, yielding MKLAKFKQPNGLVAAGIVEGDSIQALDLSAGKFEALSDLLDAKDIPAAVDYLPKRDPHALDSVQLLPPIDRQEVWAAGVTYKRSQTARMEESEAAASCYDRVYVADRPELFLKATPHRVRGDGQELRIRTDATWNVPEPEVTLVLNSRMQIVGYTIGNDMSSRDIEGENPLYLPQAKVYDQCAGLGPWITLSSDMPPREQMTIDLKIERGGDVVFEQSTDAAQMARGFEDLAGWLGRDNSFPNGAFLMTGTGIVPGSDFTLAAGDVVRISIAGIGTLTNSIVQG
- a CDS encoding mandelate racemase/muconate lactonizing enzyme family protein, with translation MLSNIRICDLQTNITKHPYRTPMKFGGRVVSGVDVLEVRCTVETKSGRRAEGLGSMTMGNAWSWPSQVVSSDQTLAAIETLAQRHAAAAMEAKVEGHPLEICHTLAKLLRPIAAEVTQEAGLEEAMPQLACLLAASPLEAALFDAQGKALGTSSYRLLGKDYVGSDLQPYLGNDFAGHYLDEFVSPQPQSSMPIYHLVGALDPLTDADVDQPVGDGHPETLAAWIEADGLTHLKIKLAGDDLDWDIDRVARVSRVASESSRGATTDWRFSLDFNERCANQQYVIDMLQGVAKVSDDANGRIQYVEQPTHRDLARFPENTMHEVTKMLPVVIDESLVDLESLHLSRELGYSGIALKACKGHAEALLMGAAAQHYKLFLCVQDLTCIGANFLHSASLAAHIPTVAAIEGNGRQYCPAGNEGWEKKFPGMFEITDGTVETGLLNGPGLGY